One genomic window of Corynebacterium sp. sy039 includes the following:
- the ybeY gene encoding rRNA maturation RNase YbeY: MSIEVVNESGFAGVNEQALIDVATFVLGEMDVHPHAEVELSLVDLDTMSDLHMRWMGLEGPTDVMSFPMDELTPGRGKPHGTMTEPVEEQEGTILGDIILCPEFAERQAEKAGHDLGHELVLLTTHGCLHLLGYDHIEPDQEQQMFALQNELLRDWYADCQRRGVSYQPKPSGAGAFPSAADRAQLDLLVPGGGIPAIAQPREHDENSE, translated from the coding sequence ATGAGCATTGAGGTAGTAAATGAATCTGGTTTTGCTGGTGTCAATGAGCAAGCGCTTATCGACGTTGCCACCTTCGTTCTTGGCGAGATGGATGTTCACCCTCATGCAGAAGTAGAACTATCATTAGTGGATCTAGACACTATGAGTGACTTGCATATGCGCTGGATGGGGTTGGAAGGTCCTACTGATGTGATGAGTTTTCCTATGGATGAACTCACTCCTGGGCGAGGGAAACCACATGGAACAATGACTGAGCCTGTGGAAGAGCAAGAGGGGACAATTCTGGGCGATATTATCCTTTGCCCAGAGTTCGCCGAGCGCCAAGCAGAAAAGGCTGGTCATGATTTAGGTCACGAGCTGGTATTATTGACCACTCATGGTTGTTTGCATCTGTTGGGCTATGATCACATTGAACCAGACCAAGAACAACAGATGTTTGCATTGCAGAATGAATTACTGCGCGATTGGTATGCTGATTGCCAGCGTCGTGGTGTGAGTTATCAACCAAAGCCTAGTGGAGCAGGGGCTTTTCCTTCTGCAGCTGATCGGGCGCAATTAGACTTGTTGGTTCCTGGCGGCGGTATTCCTGCTATTGCACAACCACGTGAGCATGACGAAAACAGTGAATAA
- a CDS encoding PhoH family protein: MYGSAEKTKKVHGEPIVAHTEYATRTVEVDPAHIHTILGINDENLKTLENQLDCNFVVRGTKISVIGREHELARALTVLKELQAIARRGHVISPDSVKHAISIVTTQAPQSISQALAHDIIRRRGKAVRPKTYGQKEYVDAIDENTITFGLGPAGSGKTYLAMAKAVQALQSKQVNRIILTRPAVEAGEKLGFLPGTLNDKIDPYLRPLHDALRDMVDPEAIPKMMEAGIVEVAPLAYMRGRTLNDAFVILDEAQNTTPAQMKMFLTRLGFGSKMVVTGDITQVDLPTGQKSGLRLVRHILRGVPGVHFSELSSQDVVRHQLVGRIVEAYDHYETQTQQDQDQNQNTTPKTGSTQ; the protein is encoded by the coding sequence ATGTATGGTAGTGCAGAGAAAACTAAGAAAGTACATGGTGAACCTATAGTGGCGCACACTGAGTATGCAACGCGAACAGTTGAAGTAGATCCTGCTCATATTCATACGATATTGGGTATCAATGATGAGAACTTAAAAACTCTAGAAAACCAACTGGACTGCAATTTTGTTGTCCGTGGCACCAAAATTAGCGTCATTGGTAGGGAACATGAACTAGCCCGCGCACTGACAGTGCTCAAAGAACTGCAAGCTATTGCCCGGCGTGGTCATGTCATTAGCCCTGATTCAGTCAAGCATGCTATTAGCATTGTCACCACTCAAGCGCCACAATCAATTTCCCAAGCTCTAGCGCATGATATTATTCGTCGGCGTGGGAAAGCTGTTCGCCCTAAGACCTATGGCCAAAAAGAATATGTTGATGCCATTGACGAGAACACCATCACATTTGGGCTTGGTCCTGCTGGTTCTGGTAAAACATATTTGGCAATGGCAAAAGCGGTGCAGGCTTTGCAATCAAAGCAGGTCAATCGCATTATTTTGACTAGACCTGCGGTGGAGGCGGGGGAAAAATTAGGATTTTTGCCCGGTACCCTCAATGACAAAATTGATCCTTATTTGCGTCCTTTGCATGATGCACTGCGCGATATGGTTGATCCAGAGGCGATCCCGAAAATGATGGAAGCGGGAATTGTTGAGGTAGCTCCGCTGGCTTATATGCGTGGTCGTACCCTCAATGACGCATTTGTCATTTTGGATGAGGCACAAAACACCACCCCTGCTCAAATGAAAATGTTTCTTACCCGCTTGGGGTTTGGTTCCAAAATGGTCGTGACCGGCGACATCACCCAGGTCGATTTGCCTACTGGGCAGAAGTCCGGTTTGCGCCTTGTACGTCATATTTTGCGTGGCGTACCTGGAGTGCATTTTTCTGAACTTTCTAGCCAGGACGTCGTCCGGCATCAGCTTGTTGGTCGCATTGTAGAGGCATATGATCATTATGAAACTCAAACGCAACAAGACCAAGACCAAAATCAGAACACTACGCCTAAGACAGGGAGTACACAATGA
- a CDS encoding 16S rRNA (uracil(1498)-N(3))-methyltransferase: MSLPVFIHDLEGYLNALGTEDAQARTPWAVSVGEQITLSGAEGRHAVSVKRIKPGETIELIDGVGTRAQVEVSAVSGKEQLSGVVLAYEYQELPALQVSVVQALPKSERSELAVDLLTQGGADEILAWQAHRCIAKWQGAKTHKAVLKWQQSAIAAAKQSRRAHIPKVSGPFSTTEIIDYLSVAGRFDMVVVLHEEATVAFRSLEFGESGRVALIIGPEGGITDQELEQFHAAGATSIKLGAEVLRTASAGMVALAAIGARSSRWS, translated from the coding sequence GTGTCTTTGCCGGTTTTTATTCATGACTTAGAGGGCTATCTGAATGCCCTCGGCACTGAGGACGCGCAGGCGCGTACTCCTTGGGCGGTATCTGTGGGGGAGCAGATAACGCTCAGTGGGGCAGAAGGTCGCCATGCCGTGAGTGTGAAAAGAATAAAACCTGGTGAGACTATTGAGCTTATCGACGGTGTGGGTACGCGTGCGCAGGTAGAAGTAAGCGCAGTGTCTGGCAAAGAACAGTTAAGTGGTGTGGTGCTCGCATATGAATATCAGGAGTTACCTGCTTTGCAGGTGAGTGTGGTTCAGGCGTTGCCTAAGTCGGAACGCAGCGAGTTGGCTGTGGATTTGCTGACCCAAGGCGGGGCAGATGAGATTCTGGCATGGCAGGCACATCGTTGTATTGCTAAATGGCAGGGGGCAAAGACTCATAAAGCGGTGTTGAAATGGCAGCAAAGCGCAATAGCTGCAGCTAAGCAATCCCGACGGGCACATATCCCTAAGGTCAGTGGTCCTTTTTCCACCACAGAAATAATTGATTACCTCAGTGTTGCTGGTCGGTTTGATATGGTCGTGGTGCTCCATGAGGAGGCAACGGTGGCTTTTCGTAGTCTAGAGTTTGGGGAATCTGGACGCGTGGCACTCATTATTGGTCCAGAAGGCGGGATTACCGATCAGGAGTTGGAACAATTCCATGCTGCTGGTGCTACCTCAATCAAATTAGGGGCAGAAGTGCTCAGAACGGCAAGTGCTGGCATGGTAGCGCTAGCCGCCATTGGGGCACGGAGTTCGCGCTGGTCATGA
- the dnaJ gene encoding molecular chaperone DnaJ, with protein sequence MARDYYAILGIDRGASDNEIKKAYRKLARKYHPDVNDTEEAAERFSEISLAQEVLLDPQKRRIVDAGGDPMEQGGGAGGFSGGFGAGGLGDLFETFFGGGAGSRGPRSRVQQGSDALLRARITLEEAFNGTKKEVTIDTAVLCDECTGTGSQTKAKPVTCTQCQGSGEIQSVQRSFLGNVMTSSPCPSCSGTGEVITDPCSKCAGDGRVAARRDLSVNIPAGIAEGMRIRMAGQGEVGHGGGPAGDLFIEISIERHPVFHRDGDDLHFSVSVPMVDAALGVDFEVENLAGEKITVTVPAGTQPGEDITVEGQGMPRLRQQSSGNMHAHINVVVPSHLDEKQKKLLEQLRGTSKERTDVHKRKEDESSFFGKFRNHFRR encoded by the coding sequence GTGGCTCGTGACTATTACGCAATTCTAGGTATTGATCGTGGTGCAAGCGATAATGAGATTAAAAAAGCATATCGAAAATTAGCACGTAAGTATCATCCAGACGTTAACGATACAGAAGAAGCTGCCGAGCGCTTTAGTGAGATTTCTTTGGCACAAGAGGTACTGTTGGATCCGCAAAAACGTCGTATCGTTGATGCTGGTGGTGACCCTATGGAGCAAGGTGGCGGTGCCGGCGGTTTTAGTGGCGGCTTTGGTGCTGGTGGCTTAGGGGATCTATTTGAGACTTTCTTTGGTGGTGGCGCTGGTAGTCGAGGTCCGCGCTCACGAGTACAACAAGGCTCCGATGCGCTGTTGCGTGCGCGTATTACGTTAGAGGAAGCCTTTAACGGTACGAAGAAAGAAGTAACTATTGACACCGCCGTGCTGTGTGATGAATGTACCGGTACTGGTTCGCAAACTAAAGCAAAACCAGTTACGTGTACTCAGTGTCAAGGTAGTGGTGAGATACAGAGTGTGCAGCGTTCTTTCCTTGGCAATGTGATGACTTCATCACCGTGTCCTAGCTGTTCTGGTACTGGTGAGGTTATCACTGATCCTTGTAGCAAGTGTGCTGGTGATGGTCGTGTTGCGGCAAGGCGTGATCTCAGCGTTAATATCCCTGCTGGTATTGCAGAGGGCATGCGCATTCGTATGGCTGGGCAGGGTGAAGTAGGTCATGGTGGCGGTCCTGCTGGTGATTTATTTATCGAAATATCTATTGAGCGCCACCCGGTTTTCCACCGTGATGGTGATGATCTGCACTTTAGCGTGAGTGTCCCTATGGTTGATGCAGCATTGGGTGTGGATTTTGAGGTAGAAAACCTCGCTGGAGAAAAAATTACTGTCACTGTTCCTGCTGGTACTCAACCTGGTGAGGATATCACTGTGGAAGGGCAGGGTATGCCGCGGTTGCGTCAGCAGAGCAGCGGCAATATGCACGCCCATATCAATGTGGTGGTGCCTAGCCATCTCGACGAAAAGCAGAAGAAACTTCTCGAGCAACTGCGCGGCACCAGTAAAGAGCGCACGGATGTGCATAAGCGCAAAGAGGATGAGAGCTCTTTCTTTGGCAAGTTCCGTAATCATTTCCGTAGGTAA
- the hrcA gene encoding heat-inducible transcriptional repressor HrcA, producing MAYSAQTRRKQVLQAIVADYISSQEPVGSKSLVERYKFGVSSATIRNDMAALESDGYIVSQHTSSGRIPTQKAYRLFVDSLHEVKPLSVAERKAILSFLEDGVDLEDILRRSVQLLSQLTRQVAVVQLPNLHVARVKHCELVLLGAHRLLLVLITDSGRVEQRNVELVQECTQQQVHVMRNVLNRVLGGKTLSDASVSLTQLLDPSCIEGSVTVDIHQHLVACATVLIETLVEQPNDRLILAGASHLTRASHSFPQGLPALLEALEEQVVVLKLLGAASDLGQVNVSIGDENEDEHFSQTSVVATGYGLQGQALGGLGVVGPTYMDYLGTMSKVSAVAQYVGRVLDNSE from the coding sequence ATGGCATATTCAGCGCAGACAAGACGTAAACAAGTGTTGCAGGCGATTGTTGCTGATTATATTTCTTCTCAGGAGCCAGTGGGATCAAAGTCTCTGGTGGAGCGCTATAAATTTGGGGTTTCTTCTGCCACGATTCGTAATGATATGGCAGCGTTGGAATCTGATGGTTATATTGTTTCGCAACATACCAGTTCCGGGCGTATTCCTACCCAGAAAGCATATCGTCTTTTTGTTGATTCTTTGCATGAGGTGAAGCCTTTGTCTGTTGCCGAACGCAAGGCAATCCTGTCGTTTTTGGAAGATGGTGTGGATTTAGAAGATATCTTGCGACGTAGTGTGCAGCTTCTTAGCCAGCTCACCAGGCAAGTAGCGGTGGTGCAATTACCTAATCTCCATGTCGCTCGGGTAAAACATTGTGAGTTGGTATTACTGGGTGCTCATCGTTTGCTCTTGGTGCTTATTACTGATTCTGGTCGAGTGGAACAGCGCAATGTGGAATTAGTACAGGAATGTACCCAGCAGCAGGTTCATGTTATGCGCAATGTGCTCAATAGGGTACTTGGTGGTAAGACTCTTTCTGATGCGTCGGTATCGTTGACGCAACTTTTAGATCCCAGTTGCATAGAAGGCAGCGTGACTGTTGATATTCATCAGCACCTTGTTGCTTGTGCCACGGTGTTAATTGAAACTTTGGTAGAACAGCCTAATGATCGACTTATTCTCGCTGGTGCTTCGCATTTAACCAGAGCAAGCCATAGTTTTCCTCAAGGACTACCGGCTTTGTTGGAGGCATTAGAAGAACAAGTTGTGGTGCTGAAACTTTTGGGTGCTGCTTCTGATTTGGGGCAGGTGAATGTGAGTATTGGTGATGAAAATGAGGACGAACATTTTAGTCAGACGTCGGTAGTTGCTACGGGTTATGGATTGCAAGGTCAGGCTTTGGGGGGACTGGGCGTGGTAGGACCGACATATATGGATTATTTGGGAACTATGTCTAAGGTGTCAGCCGTTGCACAATATGTTGGCAGGGTTTTGGACAATAGCGAGTAG
- the hemW gene encoding radical SAM family heme chaperone HemW, translated as MVDFPLFDAVSIDEHTPFGLYIHVPFCSSRCGYCDFNTYTPGELGAQASTESYLDALEKELELAAHLRADKGDTRLVRTIFIGGGTPSMLGAVGLRRIMRAIRNNFSISPDCEITTESNPESTSPRFFDELKEAGFTRISLGMQSASAQVLKVLERAHTPGRAFAAAREARAAGFSHVNLDMIYGTPTETDADVAHTLEQVLATGVDHVSAYSLIVEDGTRMARKLKKGLLPQPDEDTYADRYQMIDTALRGHGFEWYEVSNWAQPGGQCEHNLCYWRDGDWWGAGPGAHSHMGSVRFAHLKHPATYARAVAQNQLPIADSEWLSAQQRHEERVMLGLRLREGIDKAELSARELRVAQSFVERSLVRIDDRVAVTDAGRLLADGIIADILFDEIDN; from the coding sequence ATGGTCGATTTCCCGCTTTTCGACGCCGTCTCAATTGATGAGCATACCCCTTTTGGACTCTATATCCATGTCCCGTTTTGTAGCTCAAGGTGCGGGTATTGCGATTTCAATACTTATACTCCTGGGGAGTTGGGGGCGCAGGCTTCTACTGAATCTTATCTTGATGCCTTAGAAAAAGAACTTGAATTAGCTGCGCATCTACGTGCCGACAAGGGCGATACTCGTTTGGTGCGCACAATTTTTATTGGTGGGGGTACGCCAAGTATGCTTGGCGCGGTTGGTTTGAGGCGGATTATGCGGGCAATTCGCAATAATTTTAGTATTTCGCCCGACTGCGAAATTACAACTGAGTCCAATCCGGAATCGACTTCGCCGCGTTTCTTCGATGAGCTTAAAGAAGCGGGTTTTACGCGTATTTCGTTGGGAATGCAGTCCGCGTCAGCACAAGTGTTAAAAGTGCTAGAACGCGCGCATACTCCTGGTCGTGCTTTTGCGGCGGCGAGAGAAGCACGTGCAGCGGGGTTTTCCCATGTCAATCTGGATATGATTTATGGCACGCCCACAGAGACAGATGCTGATGTTGCGCATACTTTAGAGCAGGTGCTTGCTACAGGTGTAGATCATGTGAGTGCTTATTCACTTATTGTGGAAGATGGTACGCGGATGGCGCGTAAGTTAAAAAAGGGATTGTTACCGCAACCTGATGAAGATACTTATGCTGATCGTTATCAGATGATTGATACGGCATTGCGTGGTCATGGTTTTGAGTGGTATGAGGTGTCTAATTGGGCGCAACCAGGTGGTCAGTGCGAGCATAATTTATGTTATTGGCGTGATGGTGACTGGTGGGGTGCCGGTCCAGGTGCGCATTCTCATATGGGGTCGGTGCGTTTTGCTCATCTCAAACATCCAGCTACTTATGCGCGTGCTGTGGCGCAGAATCAGTTGCCCATTGCAGATAGTGAATGGTTGAGTGCGCAACAGCGTCATGAAGAACGTGTGATGTTGGGTCTAAGATTACGCGAGGGCATTGATAAAGCTGAGTTGAGTGCTCGTGAATTACGTGTTGCGCAGAGTTTTGTTGAGCGTTCTTTGGTGCGTATTGATGACCGGGTAGCAGTAACTGATGCCGGGCGTTTGCTTGCCGACGGTATTATCGCTGACATACTCTTTGATGAGATAGATAACTAA
- a CDS encoding long-chain fatty acid--CoA ligase, whose translation MQEITTEAQYTIGEKETCLTALMATAQARPYGVLFTRPKNYEWINVTAAEFITEVYDVAKGLISAGVQQGDRVALLSETRYEWNLLDFAIWAAGAVTVPIYGSSSLKQIEWIIEDSQAVFAITETRDHTDLVKHLELGEDGTPALQGSNSQLRRILEINSSAVETLKFEGRSIDSSEVDARIAATNSSDLASLVYTSGTTGRPKGCRLTHANWLAEARAVLTNPIGAIATPGTRVLTFLPLAHVFSRAVSLAVAIGGATQSHWSDFSTISLEFQRARPNLILGVPRVFEKVRNSAATSAYEDSSLKGALFIQAEKIAQEYSKALDTPEGPSRFLKLKHAAFDKLVYAKIRAAIGNSVKYCISGGSAMSPELLHFFRGIGVPIYEGYGLTETTAAAAVDFLDQKIGTVGKPVGGVSLRINENGEILVKGNVVFDGYWNNEEATKESFDGEWFNTGDLGELLDSGHLVITGRKKDLIVTAGGKNVSPGPMEDALRAHPMISQAMVVGDGKPFVGLLITLDEEALKRWRLDRNIPESRSISDLATDPVLRAEIQDAVNAVNSTVSHAEAIKKFYILDRDLSEEADELTPTMKVKRNIVARRYADAIDHLYKR comes from the coding sequence ATGCAGGAAATAACTACAGAAGCTCAGTACACTATTGGGGAGAAGGAAACGTGTCTTACTGCCCTTATGGCTACTGCCCAGGCGCGCCCGTATGGTGTACTGTTTACCCGCCCGAAGAATTATGAGTGGATTAACGTTACCGCAGCTGAGTTTATTACTGAGGTTTATGATGTTGCGAAGGGGCTTATTAGTGCTGGTGTTCAGCAGGGCGATCGCGTGGCATTGTTGAGTGAGACTCGTTATGAATGGAATTTGTTAGATTTTGCGATTTGGGCTGCTGGCGCTGTTACTGTGCCGATTTATGGTTCTTCTTCCTTGAAACAAATTGAGTGGATCATTGAAGATTCTCAAGCTGTTTTTGCCATTACAGAAACCCGAGATCACACTGATTTAGTAAAACACCTCGAGTTGGGTGAAGATGGTACGCCTGCGTTGCAGGGATCTAATTCACAGTTGCGTCGGATTTTGGAGATCAATAGTTCGGCGGTGGAAACACTCAAGTTTGAGGGGCGTAGCATTGATAGTTCGGAAGTTGATGCGCGTATTGCTGCAACTAATTCCAGTGATCTTGCGTCTCTTGTATATACCTCGGGTACTACAGGTCGCCCTAAAGGGTGTCGATTAACTCATGCGAATTGGCTGGCAGAGGCACGTGCCGTGTTGACTAACCCTATTGGTGCCATTGCGACACCAGGTACTCGCGTGTTAACTTTCTTGCCGCTGGCTCATGTGTTTTCTCGGGCGGTGTCGTTGGCGGTGGCTATTGGCGGTGCGACGCAATCTCACTGGTCTGATTTTTCTACTATCTCACTAGAGTTCCAACGTGCTAGACCAAACTTGATTTTGGGAGTGCCGCGTGTGTTTGAGAAGGTGCGCAATTCTGCAGCAACCAGCGCCTATGAGGATAGTTCGCTCAAGGGGGCATTATTTATTCAGGCGGAAAAAATTGCCCAGGAGTATTCTAAAGCATTAGATACCCCAGAAGGACCTTCTCGTTTCCTCAAGCTCAAGCACGCTGCATTTGACAAGCTCGTGTATGCAAAAATACGTGCGGCAATTGGTAATTCGGTAAAATACTGTATTTCTGGTGGCTCTGCGATGAGCCCAGAGTTGCTCCATTTTTTCCGCGGCATCGGTGTGCCTATTTATGAAGGATATGGCTTAACTGAGACTACTGCTGCTGCTGCGGTTGATTTCCTTGACCAAAAGATTGGCACTGTGGGTAAGCCTGTGGGCGGCGTATCACTGAGAATTAACGAAAATGGTGAGATTCTCGTTAAAGGTAATGTCGTTTTCGACGGCTACTGGAATAATGAAGAAGCCACCAAAGAATCTTTCGACGGTGAGTGGTTTAATACTGGTGATCTTGGTGAGCTACTTGATTCTGGTCATTTGGTTATTACTGGTCGCAAGAAAGATCTGATTGTTACTGCTGGTGGTAAGAATGTATCACCTGGTCCTATGGAAGATGCTTTGCGCGCGCATCCGATGATCAGCCAGGCGATGGTTGTTGGCGATGGTAAGCCTTTCGTGGGATTGTTGATCACATTGGACGAGGAAGCTCTCAAACGGTGGCGTTTGGATCGCAATATCCCAGAATCTCGTTCGATTAGTGATTTGGCTACTGACCCTGTGTTGCGTGCAGAGATTCAAGATGCCGTGAATGCAGTTAATTCTACTGTTTCTCATGCTGAGGCAATTAAGAAATTCTACATTCTTGATAGGGACTTAAGTGAAGAGGCTGATGAGCTTACGCCAACGATGAAGGTAAAGCGTAATATCGTTGCGCGTCGTTATGCTGATGCTATTGATCATTTGTATAAGCGCTAA
- the malQ gene encoding 4-alpha-glucanotransferase yields the protein MSYQETLHELAAAYHIATGYHGFGGEYITASNDTILKILHAYGVTFDKDTAAAGAENSASSDAPTEDQLRHAIQARHNALFSQPLPPAIVAVAGDPHVFHVHVHDGAPADLEIQLEDGSLAYPEQIDNWTPPRTIDGITWGEASFKLPVDLPLGWHTLTLRSHELSASAFLVITPERLHTADTFLDKPAHGVMAQLYSVRSKNSWGMGDFHDLGQLAQLLATEAEADFLLINPLHAAEPFPPVEDSPYLPTTRRFINPIYIRIEDIPEYLDLSEDIKADVHTIANELRALNHSSDTIDRNRIYQAKLQVLQEIFHIGRAAAREQDFQDFITDQGEGLKEFALWCAQEHKSHHADSETGAHALPEDITQTAEFYMWLQWICDQQLAAAQSQARDAGMRIGIIADLAVGIHPGGADAHTLASVLAPEASVGAPPDNYNQHGQDWSQPPWHPERLAEQGYIPWRDLLRTVLAHCGGIRVDHILGLFRLFWIPRLQPAATGIYVHYDYNALIGILALEATRANAVVIGEDLGTFEPWIQHTLAHRGIMGTSILWFESSDHHPGPRYQEEYRQLALSSVTTHDLPPTAGYLAGAHVALRQQLGLLGADSEQSHADHAQDMHWQAEVLNRVKEQGAFSGLALDATDFHSLTRQERGDVVDILVGLHRFIAATPSALTCTALVDMVGDTRIQNQPGTTKDMYPNWCIPLSDASGKALLLEDLAGLEQFARIAQASRRLDT from the coding sequence GTGAGCTACCAAGAAACTCTGCATGAACTCGCCGCTGCCTATCACATTGCCACTGGCTACCACGGATTTGGTGGCGAATACATAACCGCAAGCAACGATACGATACTAAAAATCCTCCATGCCTACGGAGTGACCTTTGACAAGGATACCGCTGCCGCAGGTGCCGAAAATTCTGCAAGCTCTGACGCACCCACTGAAGATCAATTACGCCACGCAATCCAAGCACGCCACAACGCACTCTTTAGTCAACCACTGCCACCAGCAATTGTGGCCGTGGCAGGCGATCCTCATGTATTTCACGTACACGTCCACGATGGTGCCCCAGCCGACCTAGAGATTCAGCTAGAAGACGGCTCTCTGGCCTATCCAGAACAAATCGACAACTGGACTCCCCCACGCACTATCGACGGCATTACCTGGGGAGAAGCGTCGTTTAAGCTGCCCGTAGACTTACCACTGGGCTGGCACACACTTACGCTACGCTCGCATGAGCTTAGTGCGAGCGCTTTTCTTGTGATTACTCCTGAACGCTTGCATACTGCTGATACTTTCCTTGACAAACCCGCTCATGGTGTGATGGCACAACTCTATTCTGTGCGCAGCAAAAATTCTTGGGGAATGGGTGATTTTCATGATCTGGGTCAGCTGGCGCAACTGCTTGCCACTGAAGCAGAGGCAGATTTTTTGTTAATCAACCCACTGCACGCTGCCGAACCTTTCCCACCGGTGGAAGACTCCCCTTACCTACCCACCACCAGGCGATTCATCAACCCTATTTATATTCGGATAGAGGATATACCAGAATATCTCGACTTGAGTGAAGATATTAAAGCTGACGTGCATACCATCGCCAATGAACTTCGTGCCCTCAACCACAGTAGCGACACCATCGACCGTAACCGGATATATCAAGCAAAACTACAAGTGCTGCAAGAAATTTTCCATATTGGGCGCGCAGCGGCACGCGAACAAGATTTCCAAGATTTTATCACTGACCAAGGCGAAGGACTCAAAGAATTTGCCCTATGGTGTGCCCAGGAACATAAGTCACACCATGCTGACTCAGAAACTGGCGCCCATGCTTTGCCTGAAGACATCACCCAAACCGCCGAATTCTATATGTGGCTACAGTGGATTTGCGACCAGCAACTTGCTGCCGCACAATCCCAAGCACGCGACGCTGGGATGCGCATTGGCATCATAGCTGACCTAGCAGTGGGAATTCACCCAGGTGGTGCTGATGCCCATACATTAGCGTCGGTTCTTGCTCCTGAGGCTTCCGTGGGTGCTCCCCCAGATAATTACAATCAACACGGACAAGACTGGTCCCAGCCGCCTTGGCATCCAGAACGGCTTGCCGAGCAGGGCTATATTCCTTGGCGCGATTTATTGCGCACTGTCCTTGCCCATTGTGGTGGCATTCGTGTTGATCATATTCTCGGGTTATTCCGACTTTTTTGGATTCCGCGACTGCAACCTGCCGCAACGGGCATTTATGTTCACTACGATTACAATGCGCTTATTGGTATCCTCGCACTTGAAGCCACACGAGCAAATGCCGTCGTTATTGGCGAGGATCTTGGCACATTCGAGCCGTGGATTCAGCATACTCTGGCTCATCGTGGCATCATGGGCACCTCTATTTTGTGGTTCGAGAGTTCTGACCATCATCCAGGTCCACGCTATCAGGAAGAATATCGACAATTAGCGCTTAGTTCAGTGACCACGCATGACTTACCGCCTACGGCAGGTTATTTAGCTGGCGCCCATGTTGCGCTACGTCAACAACTAGGTTTGCTAGGCGCAGACAGTGAACAATCCCATGCGGATCATGCACAGGATATGCACTGGCAAGCCGAAGTGCTCAACCGAGTTAAAGAACAAGGTGCTTTTTCCGGTTTAGCTCTCGACGCTACCGATTTCCATTCCCTCACGCGCCAGGAACGTGGCGATGTGGTGGATATTCTTGTTGGGTTACATCGCTTTATTGCTGCAACGCCTTCTGCCCTGACCTGCACAGCATTGGTAGACATGGTTGGCGATACTCGTATCCAAAATCAACCAGGAACCACTAAAGATATGTACCCTAACTGGTGCATACCCCTTAGCGATGCTTCTGGGAAAGCTCTTTTGTTAGAAGATCTTGCTGGTCTAGAACAATTTGCTCGCATAGCGCAGGCAAGTCGTCGCTTAGACACATAG